The Candidatus Methylomirabilota bacterium genome has a window encoding:
- a CDS encoding polymer-forming cytoskeletal protein: MAPSGRAGGIGGVWRFLGFAGSPEEAAPPSIGNSPVGAPPDPGRAVLGSGLSLRGEITGEGDFHIYGRFEGEIDVSGRVVVSEAAQADANINAASIVIAGKVRGNLTASTHLDILPTGVLTGTLKAGSFSAAEGSSVKGEIWLERAEPARVSDPGLDDENAR; the protein is encoded by the coding sequence GTGGCTCCTTCCGGGCGTGCGGGCGGCATCGGCGGGGTGTGGCGCTTCCTGGGCTTCGCGGGCTCGCCTGAAGAGGCCGCGCCGCCATCGATCGGGAATTCGCCTGTCGGAGCCCCTCCCGATCCCGGCCGTGCCGTCCTCGGCAGCGGACTTTCGCTCCGAGGCGAGATCACAGGCGAAGGGGATTTTCACATCTACGGGCGCTTCGAGGGCGAGATCGACGTCTCGGGCCGCGTGGTCGTGTCGGAGGCGGCTCAGGCCGACGCCAATATCAACGCGGCCTCGATCGTCATCGCGGGCAAGGTGCGCGGCAACCTTACGGCCAGCACGCACCTCGACATCCTTCCCACCGGCGTCCTGACCGGTACCCTCAAGGCCGGCAGCTTCTCGGCCGCTGAGGGATCTTCCGTCAAAGGCGAGATTTGGCTCGAGCGCGCGGAGCCCGCGCGCGTCAGCGACCCGGGCCTGGACGACGAGAACGCCCGATGA
- a CDS encoding DNA-3-methyladenine glycosylase I yields the protein MPRRCHWARGEPEIAYHDREWGVPIRADRRLFELLILEGAQAGLSWSIVLRRRSGYRRAFAGFDPRRVARFTPAAVTRILRDPGTIRHRGKIESAVGNARAFLEVQREHGSFAAYLWSSVGGRPIQNRRLAPRRVPAETALSRKLSRDLRRRGFTFVGPTICYAFMQAAGLVNDHLISCFRHAEVRRLGRKSGRGRGENRRSSLRLGRRST from the coding sequence GTGCCCCGCCGCTGTCACTGGGCCCGCGGCGAGCCCGAGATCGCGTACCACGACCGCGAGTGGGGCGTTCCGATCCGCGCCGACCGGCGGCTGTTCGAGCTCCTCATCCTCGAAGGGGCGCAGGCGGGGCTCAGCTGGTCCATCGTGCTCCGACGGCGGAGCGGGTACCGCCGGGCGTTCGCAGGATTCGACCCGAGGCGGGTCGCGCGCTTCACGCCTGCCGCGGTGACACGCATCCTGCGCGATCCGGGCACCATCCGCCATCGCGGAAAGATCGAGAGCGCCGTCGGGAACGCGCGCGCCTTCCTCGAGGTCCAGCGCGAGCACGGCAGCTTTGCGGCCTATCTCTGGAGCTCGGTCGGCGGAAGGCCAATCCAGAACCGCCGGCTCGCGCCGCGGCGAGTCCCGGCCGAGACGGCGCTCTCGCGCAAGCTGAGCCGCGATCTCCGGCGTCGCGGATTCACCTTCGTGGGCCCCACGATCTGCTACGCCTTCATGCAAGCGGCCGGGCTCGTCAACGACCACCTGATCTCGTGCTTCCGCCACGCGGAGGTGCGCCGCCTCGGGCGGAAATCGGGCAGGGGACGAGGGGAGAACCGCAGAAGCTCCTTGAGGTTGGGCCGCCGCTCGACTTAG